In Salmonella enterica subsp. enterica serovar Typhimurium str. LT2, a single window of DNA contains:
- the yadH gene encoding putative transport protein (ABC superfamily (membrane); similar to E. coli orf, hypothetical protein (AAC73239.1); Blastp hit to AAC73239.1 (256 aa), 94% identity in aa 1 - 256): MMQLYWVALKSIWAKEIHRFMRIWVQTLVPPVITMTLYFIIFGNLIGSRIGEMHGFSYMQFIVPGLIMMAVITNSYANVASSFFSAKFQRNIEELLVAPVPTHVIIAGFVGGGVARGLCVGILVTAISLFFVPFQVHSWVFVALTLILTAILFSLAGLLNAVFAKTFDDISLIPTFVLTPLTYLGGVFYSLTLLPPFWQGLSHLNPIVYMISGFRYGFLGIHDVPLVTTFGVLVIFIAAFYLLCWSLIQRGRGLRS, encoded by the coding sequence ATGATGCAGCTTTACTGGGTTGCCCTTAAAAGCATCTGGGCGAAAGAGATCCACCGCTTTATGCGGATCTGGGTGCAAACGCTGGTGCCGCCCGTCATCACCATGACGCTCTATTTTATTATTTTCGGTAACCTGATTGGTTCGCGCATCGGCGAAATGCATGGTTTTAGCTATATGCAATTTATTGTGCCGGGCCTGATTATGATGGCGGTCATTACTAACTCCTACGCGAATGTCGCGTCGTCATTTTTTAGCGCCAAGTTTCAGCGCAATATTGAGGAACTGCTGGTCGCGCCGGTACCAACGCACGTGATCATCGCCGGATTTGTCGGCGGCGGCGTAGCGCGCGGGCTGTGCGTAGGGATTCTGGTGACGGCGATTTCGCTCTTTTTCGTGCCTTTCCAGGTGCATTCCTGGGTATTTGTCGCGCTAACGCTGATTCTGACCGCGATTCTGTTCTCGCTGGCCGGACTGCTGAACGCCGTGTTTGCGAAAACCTTTGACGATATCAGTCTGATCCCGACCTTTGTGCTGACGCCGCTGACCTACCTCGGCGGGGTATTTTACTCGCTGACGCTGCTGCCGCCGTTCTGGCAAGGGCTGTCGCACCTGAACCCGATCGTCTACATGATCAGCGGTTTCCGTTATGGTTTTCTGGGTATCCATGATGTGCCGCTGGTGACGACGTTTGGCGTACTGGTGATCTTTATCGCTGCTTTCTATCTGCTGTGTTGGTCGCTGATCCAGCGCGGGCGCGGGTTGCGCAGTTAA
- the stiH gene encoding putative fimbriae (lpfd protein precursor (SW:LPFD_SALTY)) translates to MKNLWMLLALSLFSGHALADGTMGNGSGWCQPTSGTHNFFFPLDQTITDTDENQAGKIVKESWSVGGEYSARCDCDNKDYQGVNYFTATTGDLTQKGTYSEAGSNGQQMDFYVLVAGKLEIGTETYIVGNLKQYIPVPFSAISNQDPTAGGCTGADINKMSAGNKGNVRIYITHPLVGEITIPETTIMNLYLSKTPGSSGDNIPPSVPPMAHVTMSGTITVPQSCSINAGQVIEVRLPDIEGKDIRHLGDSPQNSHVTTQVNFTCSNVADGTNLSMSLNGATDPHNPDYLKTDNENLGIRISDKYDNTIVPGGSAELPIEDYTDGRGSTEFTAAPVNTTGHVPHTGEYQATATLEIQIR, encoded by the coding sequence ATGAAGAATTTATGGATGCTGCTGGCGCTATCGCTATTTTCAGGCCATGCGCTGGCAGACGGAACGATGGGCAACGGAAGCGGCTGGTGTCAACCCACCAGCGGCACGCATAATTTCTTTTTTCCCCTTGACCAGACCATTACCGATACGGATGAGAACCAGGCAGGGAAAATAGTCAAAGAGAGTTGGTCGGTCGGCGGCGAATACAGCGCCAGGTGCGACTGCGATAATAAAGATTATCAGGGCGTTAACTATTTCACCGCCACGACCGGCGATTTAACACAAAAAGGAACGTACAGCGAAGCGGGTAGCAATGGGCAACAGATGGATTTTTATGTTCTGGTCGCGGGTAAGCTGGAGATTGGTACGGAAACCTACATCGTCGGTAACCTGAAACAGTATATCCCCGTTCCCTTTTCAGCGATCAGTAATCAGGACCCCACCGCAGGCGGGTGTACGGGCGCGGACATAAACAAAATGTCCGCAGGGAATAAGGGTAACGTGCGTATTTATATTACTCACCCATTGGTAGGTGAAATCACCATTCCTGAGACGACGATTATGAATCTCTATTTGTCAAAAACGCCGGGCAGCAGCGGAGATAATATTCCCCCTTCCGTTCCACCGATGGCGCACGTCACCATGTCCGGGACCATTACCGTGCCGCAGTCCTGCTCCATCAACGCCGGGCAGGTTATCGAGGTCAGGCTACCGGATATTGAGGGCAAAGATATTCGTCACCTCGGCGACAGCCCGCAGAACTCGCACGTCACCACTCAGGTAAACTTTACCTGTAGCAACGTGGCGGACGGCACCAACCTGTCAATGTCATTAAATGGCGCAACCGATCCGCACAACCCGGACTACCTGAAAACTGACAATGAGAATTTGGGGATACGGATTTCCGATAAATACGATAATACCATCGTTCCCGGCGGCAGCGCCGAATTGCCGATTGAAGATTACACTGACGGTAGAGGCAGCACCGAGTTCACCGCCGCGCCGGTCAATACCACCGGACATGTTCCCCACACCGGAGAATACCAGGCCACCGCCACGCTGGAGATTCAGATTCGCTGA